The DNA segment CAACCTCGTCCGCTGGGAGTCCAATGGTGAAATCCCACCCATACCCCGGGTAGTCACTGATCCACGATAGTTAGTTCCGTTTTTGGCCGAACGCAGAGATTGGAGATTTGGCAACCGTAAGTTCCGTTCCGGGTCGTAAGCCGCCCTTGGCTCCTCTGCCAAGCTAAAGACCGCTTCCAGCCAGTAAGCGGAACTGATCTTGGGTCCTAAGCCGCGAGTGGCGAGTTCTCTTTCCGGCCAGAAGCGGACATTCAACCGCAACAATCGTTACCTTGCTGAATGGGAGGACACTTGGTGTCGCCGTAGGAACAATACACACAGCAGTCCCCAGGAAGCGGACGCAGAATCTCGCCACATCCCTTACAGTCATAAAAAAACTGACAAGCATCCGTGGGCATTTCCTCTCGTTCCGAGTGACCGCACCTTGGGCAGGTTATTGTCGAGAACTTGTCGTTCACTTAGATGCTTTCGGTTTCGTGGGTGTGTCCCGCCAGATTCCTGAGCGGCGATCAAGCCAGGTACTGTTTCAACTCGTTGGCACTTGGAACCTTGCCTTCAATGACAATTCGATCATCTACCGCCAACGCAGGTGTGCGCATGACGCCAGCATCGATGATCTGGTTCATGTCGGTGACCTTTTGGAGTTCGTAGGCGGCGCCAAGTTCGCGGGCCGCTTCCTCGGCATGTTGGGTCAGGAGATTGCACTTTGCACATCCGCTGCCAAAGATCGTCAGTTTCATTACATTTCACTCCGTTAAATTAGAAGTAATTTCCGAACACGAAGCCGGTGATCGTGGCCATCACGATCACCAAGACGCAATAGGTCACAGTCTTGCCGGTACCCAAGATCGAGCGGATCACTAGCATGTTGGGCAGTGAAAGGGCCGGGCCTGCCAACAGCAAGGCAAGTGCAGGACCCTTTCCCATACCTGCGCCAATCAGGCCCTGCACAATGGGCACTTCCGTCAGCGTTGAAAAATACATGAAGGCGCCCACAACGGACGCCAGCACGGTGGACGTCAGTGAATTGTCGCCGACGGCAGCACTGATCCACGTAGATGGGACCAATCCTTCCTGGCCCGGTCGGCCCAACAGGAAGCCGGCGATGAAAACACCCGCCAGTAACAGGGGCGCGATTTGTTTCGTGAAGCCCCAGGTCTGCTCGGCCCATTCACGGTCGGATGGACGGATCGCAGCAAGTAGCATCAATCCAAGGGTTCCCGCGGCGAAGGCCAGTCCAGGTGTTGAGGGAGCAATCCATGCGCAAGCTGCAACGACGATGGCCAGCACGACCATGTGCGTAGCTGGCCAGTTCCAGCGCACGACCAGCAGCACGCCCAGACTGACCGCAAGTGCCGCGGTGATGAGCCACTTCAATCGGTAAATAGCCATCCAGACTGCACTGTCCGCTGCGGCCCAGTTGGCGAAGATCAAAATTCCTACCATGAGGGCGAAGAACATCGAAATGGCACCCAAAGACTTTTCGTGCTCCTCAGCTTCGAAACCACGAACGGAGTGATCGGTCCGCCCCGCTTCTTCCTCGCGATAAAGGAGATGCATGATGGCCCCGATTACGACAGCGAAGACGATGGCGCCGACTGCCCGTGCCGTCCCCAGTTCGATGCCAAGCACCTTGGCGGTGACCACGATGGCCATGACGTTGATGGCCGGCCCGGAGTACAGGAAGGCGACGGCAGCGCCCAGGCCCGCCCCACGCCGATAAATTCCACCGAAAAGAGGCAATACTGTGCAGGAGCAAACGGCCAGCAGCGTTCCCGAGACGGACGCGACACCCAGGGCCAGCGGCTTGGACGCCTGTGGCCCCAGAAATCGCATGACAGAACCTTGGGAAATGTAGACCGCCATTGCACCGGCGATTACGAAGGCCGGCAGCAGGCATAGGATGACGTGTTCCTGTGCGTACCAGTGAACCAGCGCAAAAGCTTCCAGTACGGCATTATCGAAGCGGGCCAAACCCGCCGGCATGAAGTAGACGGCCAGAAAGATCACCAGCACCAGGGCGATCAGGTGGCCCTGTTGGCGATTCTCCGAGTAAAGATTTCGTAGTTGGGCGTACATCGACTCACACGCAGGAAGCAAGTCTGGGTCGACTGGCCATTTTCTCAAGCCTCTTACGGTCACCGAGGAAGGGCTGCAAACGATGGAGATTTTGAAGCACTTGTTGCAACGATTCTTTCGCCCAGGGGGGCAAGTCTGGATTGATTCGGTAGTGCATCCACGTACCCTCCCGACGAGGTGTCACGAGGCCGGCGTCACGCATCAAAGCCAGATGCCGCGAAATTTTGGGCTGCGACTCTTCCAGCGCAAAGGTCATTTCGCACACACAGGCTTCTTCTTCCACCTGGATCAGCATCAGGCAACGCAGGCGTGTGGTGTCTGAAAGCAAGTTGAACAAAACTTCAGGTCTCACGCGAATTATTATATGCGTTTAAGCATATATACGGAATATCAGATTACTAAGGTTGCTCGTTACCTCAAGACACGCTTCTGCAGACTGAGGAACTATGTCCGCTTCGGATCGGTAGCAGTC comes from the Deltaproteobacteria bacterium genome and includes:
- a CDS encoding thioredoxin family protein, with translation MKLTIFGSGCAKCNLLTQHAEEAARELGAAYELQKVTDMNQIIDAGVMRTPALAVDDRIVIEGKVPSANELKQYLA
- a CDS encoding permease, whose product is MYAQLRNLYSENRQQGHLIALVLVIFLAVYFMPAGLARFDNAVLEAFALVHWYAQEHVILCLLPAFVIAGAMAVYISQGSVMRFLGPQASKPLALGVASVSGTLLAVCSCTVLPLFGGIYRRGAGLGAAVAFLYSGPAINVMAIVVTAKVLGIELGTARAVGAIVFAVVIGAIMHLLYREEEAGRTDHSVRGFEAEEHEKSLGAISMFFALMVGILIFANWAAADSAVWMAIYRLKWLITAALAVSLGVLLVVRWNWPATHMVVLAIVVAACAWIAPSTPGLAFAAGTLGLMLLAAIRPSDREWAEQTWGFTKQIAPLLLAGVFIAGFLLGRPGQEGLVPSTWISAAVGDNSLTSTVLASVVGAFMYFSTLTEVPIVQGLIGAGMGKGPALALLLAGPALSLPNMLVIRSILGTGKTVTYCVLVIVMATITGFVFGNYF
- a CDS encoding metalloregulator ArsR/SmtB family transcription factor, whose product is MRVRPEVLFNLLSDTTRLRCLMLIQVEEEACVCEMTFALEESQPKISRHLALMRDAGLVTPRREGTWMHYRINPDLPPWAKESLQQVLQNLHRLQPFLGDRKRLEKMASRPRLASCV